cctattcatgcagatcctgactacaggcttttagtagtactgtacaataagattgttatttcccataacctggaaattaacatttcttagaattaataaacaaataacactgtgtgttcattggacAACAGGTtaaattgattgtaatattaattttattacattaagttaattttattaactgatccaaataattataattaattataactagttatgattaattattcatatttattttgagctaatttgctacacagTTACTTGTAAATGTCCAATACTAGCAGAATCTGTCTAGTACTTTACATGTAACTCTCTAAGCTCTTGATTGCTTGAAATCTGCTATGGAGCCGACTTGTAGTCAGTTGTcagtttttttataaaataaactataaaagGACTATTTTAAATGCTTGAATATGTGCCACACTTATTGCTGCCAGCTGGTGGCATCATGACCATAAACAATAATTAATCAGCTCCCATGATTACACATAAAACCTCAGCATGATCTAAATCAGGGGTCTTCAGTAGAGATGCACCAATACCAGTATCAGTATCGGGCCTGATACTAAGCTCATATACTTGTACACGTACTCGTAAAAATACCCCCGATACCAAAGACTGATACCTCAAGTGacgtaactgacagaattttccaagCACAGAGACACCGACGGCAGCGGCAAAAATAATGTCAGCCTCAGAGGTGTAGAAATACTTCAGAATTAATGATGACGGAAGGGGGCGCTAGAGAGCAGCACATGGCGTAGGATCCGTTCTCACTTAGCTCCGTCACACttgtttaaattaatcatttaaaactTTGTTGCTCTTGCTAAATTTGATCACTCAGCATAATTAACATGCTGATGATGAATAAATCTAAAAAGACTGTCAAAAAGGCTCGTCCTCGTCAGCCGACACAGTGGAAGGCACTCTAGCAAGTTTATCAAAAGAGAATGTATCTCTGAAGTCCAAGGTAACGGATTTAGAGGCTAGATCTCATTGACAAATTATCAAGATAGCTGGTCTTTGTGAGAACATCGAGAAGGGCAACCCCACACAATTTGTCTCTGGCCTATTGCCTTCACTATCGGTAGAAGCTAATTTTCCGTGTAACAAAGGTCGACAGAGCTCACCGCATTGGCTGCATCGTAAACAACAGCACGCAAGTTATGATTGCCAGGACACATCATGATACTGTTAAGACAGATACTGCGGCTCGCCCGTAACCAAAGCCCGCTCTCTTTTGATGGGAGTCTTATCAGTATCTTTCCGGACTTTCCAGCAGAGTTATCTTCCCAACGCAAACTGCTTGATGGTCCACAGGAGAAACTAAGGGCTAAAGGAATAAAATATGGCCTGTACAGGGTATCTGCACATTTTTCAAGTGCAAATTTAAAGACTTTTAAGACCTTTTCAAGACATCTAAATGGAAAAATTAAGACTATACCACggcaaaaaaagataaatacgacaacttcaaactgttttctgtaatagttttttttactaACTTTTGCACACATTTGGTGAACAACAGGGTGCATAAATGTCAACTGTTAGATATGCAAACAGCTTAGATAAGCCAAGTCTTGTGTTTTGGGCCTGCAGTTGCAGCCACTGTAGCAGCAAGGAGAAGACTGAGTTACTGGAGCAAACAccttgaaacatttaaaaaaatatatgaaaaaataaacgGCAAATAGTACCAGTTGGACAAGAACCGCAGCTGGCATTATATGAGAAATTAAAACTGTATAAAACTAGCCCTAATGTAGAGGGGGATCCTGCACCTCAAAATGTACACCTCAAAgtacataaataacacaaaatatccACTGCAAATGGTAACAAAAtcagtataaaaaaaattataaagataaaaaaataaagtgccatttaaaaaataacaaataagatTGAGGTGTTAAATTTTTTTGAGCTCAGAGAGTTTGTCCTCAATTTGTCCATTTACTTCCTTCAACTCCTCCTGCTTCTCTTTGGCCCGTCTTCTCATTGTGTTAGACTTTGTAATCAGCGTAGCCATTTTGGAGCCTGCAGAATTTTCTGCCTGTTCTGCCATTCGGTCAGCGTCACTTTCAAGTGACTTACAAACCTCCTCAATGGACCTGTTCTTTTTCTTCAGCCCTTCCAGATCATCTTCAATGTTTTTCCTCTTCTTGGACTGttcctcttttttctttttgcgtCTTTCCTCCTCTAAGTGCTCCCTGTAGCGACTGCGTGCCGAAGCACAGTAACTGATGAGCTCCTTGGTCAGAGGCACTTCCGCTACCCCCCCACAAACTTTAACATGGTCACAAATCAGCCTCTGGGTGATCACTGTGTCCTCCGCCATATTACATGTTTCCACCTCTTTATTGGTGGAAAACCCACGCTCAACTTCTGCCTGTCCATGGGACAGAAGAAGAAGTGACTGACAAAATGTCCAGAGTTCAGGGTAGGACTGAAGATATTGCTGCAAAAATACATCCACTCTTGACTTCTCAGAGGGCCTGAAGGACAAGAATTCAACAGCTTTGGCCTCATTAAAAAGGACCTTTTCAAACTGCTGTGCAATCACATCACCTGTAacaatgcacaaaaaaatattttcagtacattTTAAGAAAAGTATATGATaaacaggtaacactttataataacgttcaTTTGTAAGTCATTTATAAGTGGTTATTTAatgatgaactaatcatttacaaaacattcataaatgattagcaagtgttattctaacattttatgtatgttttgtaAATTCTGTTACAATTCATTTACAATTGATTAGTAAATTATTAactaatcatttacaaaacatgaatatgCGTTTAGGAAGAATAATTTATACTTTAGATTAGGGGATGCAGAAAGTGTTGTAAATGGATTTATTCATTCATGTTGAACACTGTTACTTACCTGTTACAAATGATCTGTACGTGTATACAAGCCAACACTTTCTGCACCCTCTAATTgctacatacacacaaaaaataacaatttattaaacatttatgaaatgcatattcatgttttgtaaatgattagtTAGTTAATAATTTACTAATCAATTGTAAATTACTTCTAACTGAATCTACAAAACATACATACAATAATCAACATATCACTTATTAATCAACTTATCACTTATTAATGTCACTTATTATcacttattaaacttattaatatcacacattaataatattaattattaatgaacAATGTCATGTTTCGTAAATAATTAGTTAATCATTTACTAATCACTTCTAAATGACTTacaaaatatacataatatgTAGTATATCACTAGCTGATCATTTATGAATGTTCTGTAAATTATTAGTTCATCATTAACTAACCACTTATTAATAACTTACAACTGAACGtcattataaagtgttacccaatatGAAAAGGCAAAGTTACTTTCTTGTAAATAACATGCAACTTAACTGTCCCATTGTATCAGAAATGAACCATAATTTTAAGTCAGTGTACAGGATATCAAGAATCTCTGATCACTGAAATCACAACATAAATATACTGATCTAATACACCCTTTCAAACCATGTATTAGTTCATGTGTTAATGTTCATACCATTCATGATGTTGATACAAATGAGAGGAGGTGTCATATTAAGATAATAATCTATTCAATTCCATTCCATTCTATTCTTATTCCTATCATTTACCAGCAGATATCCCGCCTGACAGTTGTTTCTCTTGCACAAACTTCTGAATGAGGCACTTCATTTTCTGAAGGCACTCATCAGGGTTGGTGCACATTTGGCCTGGATCCAAGCATGTCATGTTGCGGACTATGGCGTACTTCAGGGGGCACTTATCAAGAGCCTTCTTGCACATACTTGAAAGGGCATTCTGGCAGTCTTTCTTAAACTGCAGGACACCAAGCTCGCTTACACCGCTCTTGGCCCCTGCTTTTGTGAGTTCCTGACAAAGAAAAATGGTTTGTAAAATCTCCAAACTTTCTCTAGATGCTCAGCAGTAAGTTAGCATTAACTCAGCTGTCCAGATTAAACTATTTGAaagatatttcaaaataaaaatggctCTAAAACATCCTCAATTAGCCTGACATCTTTGACTTGACCTCACATTTCCCTGTCATACATCTGAAGATGAGTCATTAGTAaatttttctgaatggttaatgTACTGAATATACTGGATGTCTCACCTTGATGACAGCTGCTGCACCCATGCCTATGTCTACATCCTTTGGACTAAGCCAAAGCTTGTGGTCAGTGACTTCAATCCTTACCAGCTTATATGGAGTACTAGGCAGTGCATCAGGCTTCATAAATCGTTTGAGAAGActctaaaaataattaataagatTAAACCTGTTCTATGTCCTGGCCATTTAAGTGTGTTGTGAACTTTATGATGAATAATTACCCTGATCAAATCCTCCAGATCTTTGCACAAAAAAGGCATCATTGGAGCATCTGTCTGGTATTTCTCCAGAAAAGGTTGGAAAGCTCTTGATATGGCCATGAAAAAATGGAGCTTGGCCTGCAGAAGGGGATCCAGTCGAGCCTCAGAGAGGGTGTCATATGATGATGTCCCTGGGTTCTTCACCACTTTTGACTTCACCTGGTCCACAAACTTCTCAATGGCGGGCCAAATCTCTATTGCTCTTTGCACAGTTGGCAAGTTCTCAAGCCACCGATGACCACAGAAGGGTAAGGGGAATGTTGTTGACGACGTTGATGAAGTGAAATTTTCTCTCCTGGCTGGGGCATTGTGAAAAAGATAGTGCAGAGATTTAAGCACCTTCTGTATCTGCCACACCTCAAATCCACTCTTGAAAGCATTATGGAGGGTATGTAGACCACAACTTCCAACAATTATGAGTTGAACCCCCCCAAATTGTACGCCATGCTCCTGCTGTAGGAGGTTCACAAATTTCCAATTAACAGAGGGTCCATCCATCGACAAAGAGATCATGTTCCTCAAGTTGAGATCTTTGGTACACTCCTGAAATCacgaaaaatataaatataaatataatatattatatattatatataataatataaataaagccAACTTTATTAACAATAACCGccatgttattttattaatgttttcatttaagTGTTCACTCAGATACGgtttataacaatatattacAACATGTTAGTACAGGACATTGCTTTAAGATAAAGATAAGGGCAAGACATATTAGCCTATGTGATATGCTTTTGTGTCAAAATGACTTGAGATTCTTAAAATAGAAGTATAATTGTTATAAACAAACTATTTTACTTATTTGCAGCATAGGGTACTCCTGGCTTACTTCCAGGGCAAGTGTTATTTTCCCTTCATCCACTAGATGTCACACTTACCCACCATCACAAATATTCATTGCAAGGAAAATGCTTGATTACAgcgagatttttttttctattctaaGGAGcatgaaaattatataaaaacactATGTCTACGCATTTTGGTTAGTAAAAGACTAGAAGGGGGATTGCTTACCTTAAAATGTTCCAACAAATCCTCTGCTGTAGAATGGCCCATTAATTGGGACCCAAGATAGCGCGATTGAACGTGATGAGTGCCAGTCTGATCAGTAACCCAGTGTCTGACATGCAGGTCCAACTGTTTACTATTTGTTGCTCTGTTCATGCTTTCGTCAAACATGATGACAAAGTTTCCCTGGTTTATCCGTGCCACAAGCTCCTTTTTCACATAAGGAGCAATGCCAAATCGCGCAAGATAAGCCGTCTTGTCTCTGCCACAACTAAACGCGCTCACACACTCGGAGTCCGGGAACATCGCCTGGAAGACTGTGTGAATGTCATCGTTTGACGTGTAAGATTGGTGGCGGCTAACTGTGCGTAAAACCCAGAGCACTTCTGCCTTTAACGTGGCCGTGTTAGAGAACGTActgaaggcagaggtagacgcAATAGGCCGACTAGTAGCAGATGTAGGCCTACTTGGCTGAGCACTGGGTGATGGCGTTGTAAACATTTGAATAGGTAAACTACCCGACTGATCCGCAATGTAGCGCTTGTGTTTCTCGCATTTCGCGTGAGAATCTAGGGCTGTTTGACCCATTGTCCCcaactgtatattttttttgcagAGATCACATCGCGCCTCTTTCAAGTTGGCAGTTTTCTTCAACCAACCCTTATATTTATCATCCTCCAACCACCTGTCGTTAAACAGACATTTGCCCATAATGTCGCTAAGCGCTTAACTAGCTTTCCAAACTCCTCCTCCCGCTCACTCGCGTAGGCTAGGCTACCTGCATATCTCTCACTCACAGTCAGTAAGCTCTCACTCAGCAATCACTACACTTTCTCCAGTAGCCTTCTAGTTGTTGATCTACGAAATGCAGATGACACCCGCACAGAACAAATACTGCCCCCAAGGTACGCTGGTCAGTTAGAAAATTGCGTCTAAAAAATACACGAAACCGGACGGAGACATTTCACTCGCTCGGTCCCATGCGGAATTTAATACCTCCCTTGCGAAAATTCAAGACATTTCATAcaatttaagacttttttagGCCTTAAAAAACGAAATTTgtatttaagactttttaagactttttaaggatCCGCGGGGACCCTGCCTGTAGTACCCTGTACATCATGGTAGGACTTAATTCCTAGCTGCTGGTGGCCTGCATAAtccagattatatatatattaacggATCAGTTGGGCCGAAATTAGAGAGGTGCATAAATTAGACAGGTGCATAAATTTGGGCACCCCAACAGAAAAAGCCTCCTTTAGTAGGAATAACAGCCTCTAGACGCTTCCTATAGCCTGTAATGAGTGTCTGGATTCTGGATGAATGTATTCTGGACCATTCCTCCTTACAAAACATCTCCAGTTCAGTTAGGTTTGATGGTTGCCGAGCATGGACAGCCCGCTTCAAATCACCCCACAGATGTTCAATGATATTTAGGTctggggactgggatggccattcCAGAACATTGTACTTGTTCCTCTGCATAAAGGCACAAGTACATTTTGAGCAGTGTTTTGGGTCATTGTTTTGTTGAAATATCCAGCCCCGGCTTAACTTCAACTTTGTGACTGAGTCCTCAACATTATTCTAAGAATCTGCTGATATTGAGTGGAATCCATGCGACACTCAACTTTAACCAGATTCCCAGTACCGGCACTGGCCACACAGCCCCACAGCATGATGGAACCTCCACCAAATTTTACTGTGGGTagtaggggtgcaacggttcaaaTTGGTCATGGTTTGGTTTGTATCAtggttttagggtcacggtttcggtacggttcggtatgtGCTGTGTTTAGGGAAAAtaggactactgtcaaataaaaataaagaaaataagaacaaacaatcaaactacaagcaaaataaacagtgcttttcaggtttttcaggtatctaacagtagttttcaggtacagaaaatggattagtaaacaaatataaaataacactgcatattatctttactgtataaaatgaataaagattaatcattattgaagttacaaaaactattcagtcaagagcagtgagtgatttctttgttatttgttgtttgatttaacattaaaaacaggcagcaggaatagttttttttccctttaagacatgcacaatccagtaaatatactgttacacatgcgctgtctttctcgactaatatacgttccgacaatgtttgctaggatactcgccaagacgggcatgttgacataattttggaAAGAATTTGGCCGCTGAAgcacaagacttgaaagagaactcagtatttgcgcgctgactgaaataagcgtgtgcgcgcttcggatgagcgcacacaaatcttctcacagcgcgtgcgagttctctttcatgtcttgttcttgaaggtttaaatcagcaaggcttacaTTAGTTTAATTTAAACACGGATAGCaatgtgtgctgttcaggtctcacctgcgctcacgcgcttccacgttgctattttaaacaaaccatattaaccaatagatgtgttgttattcgagatggaccgcggtgcaagtgcgtaccgaaccgtaagtggagaaccgtatggtttgattttttaccgagaaccgttacacccctagtgggTAGTAAGTGTTTTTCTTGGAACGCTGTGTTCTTTTGCCACTATGCATAACGCCCCTTGTTATGACCAAATAActcaatctttgtttcatcagTCCACAGCACCTTATTCCAAAATGAAGCTGGCTTGTCCAAATGTGCGTTTGCATACCGCAAGCGACTCCGTTTGTGGCGTGTGTGCAGAAAAGGCTTCTTTCGCATCACTCTCCCATACATCTTCTCCTTGTGCAAAGTGCGCTGAATTGTTGAACGACGCACAGTGACACCATCTGCAGCAAGCTGATGTTGTAGGTCTTTGGAGGTGGTCTGTGGACTGTTTTTGACCGTTCTCACCATCCTTCGCCTTTCCAATATTTTATGTGGCCTGCCACTTCTGGCCTTAACAAAAACTGTGCCTGTGGTCTTTCATTTCCTCACTAAGTAGAACATAGAACAGTAGAACAAAACATtagaaatgtttgttttttcttttattttgcaCATTTAACAATACCTATGTGTCTACTTATTCATTTCTCATTTTACCCTATGGATTATTTCATGCTGATGAGttcccttaaaggtgccatataattgaaaattgaatttatcttggcatagttaaataattacgagttctgtacatggaaatgacatacagtgagtctcaaacaccattgtttcctccttatgtaaatctcatttgtttaaaagacctctgaagaacaggcaaatctcaacataacaacgactgtgatgcaacagtcgggatcattaatatgtacgcccccaatatttgcatatgccagcccatgttcaaggcattagacaaacCAGaagtaacatctggatctgtgcacagctgaatcatcagactaggtaagcaagcaagaacaatagtgaaaaatggcagatggagcaataataactgacatgatccatgatatcatgatatttttagtcatatttgtaaattgtctttctaaatgttttgttagtatgttgctaatgtactgttaaatgtggttaaagttaccattgtttcttactgtattcatggagacaagagcagtcgttattttcatttttttaaacaattgcagtctgtataattcaaaaaacaacttcattctttataaatctctccaacagtgtgtaatgctagctttagccatggagcaccatcaaactcattcagaatcaaatgtcaGACACAACATGTAATTTTCACACCATTTCATCTGCCTGCGATTATTGATTTCCAACCTACACCTGAACCACAAATGACAAGGTGAATATTTTCACTGGTTTCATCAAATATTATCAGTTCACTCagttcaaaatgttttacacaCCTCCCCTGCTGACTTTCCTCcatatgacacacacacacacacacacattaaattattatttataaaataattatttttttgcctgatttaatgttcaattactgctgtttatgttcaggtatgttaaaatgtaagtaaagcACTTTTGAGCAATAAGATgctcaaagattttttttttcattgttctcTATTCAGAAGTAGATGTTGGGTTTAATGTTGCACAAAATATTCTCtatttctgtagagctggacaTTTTAGGATCAATAAAACGAtgagaataaaaccaacctgtttgttcctcgaTATCTTCAATCTTCATGTCCTCAGTTTCATCTTTAATAATTATCTTCATATCTTCAGTCtcatctttaataaactcaatcTTCATATCTTCAGTCTCATCTTTAATAAATGCCATCTGTAAGAAGAGAATAACAGAGTTAATGGTCTATGACCTGttaaaaacactcaaaactaaCGCTGCATATTAATAAACACTTCATATTTAGGCATTTATTATCTACATTTGGTATTTAGTGAAATATagatatttaaatgattacactttgatgaaaacatgtttagtttgttagtgtttgttgttcTCGTTCATGTTTGAGCAGCACGTGtcgtgattcactgaatcatttctcaaagtgtttgattcaattgactcggagttgaaaagttcagtttctccatcattactctccagagactgaactcgcgttcatgataaactgatttatgatataaagagagagaaatgagacgcaggtttACTGTTTCTCATCAGTGGATGAGTTTTATTCACACAAATATCCTTCATTACAGTTAAATAAAGAATCACAATGTTACATTAGATAGTAAATAAATTCATTTCACATCGCtttaaaaaactgtaacaaCTACAAATCATTGAACTGTTTCTATCGATTAAAATAgattaactttttaaaacttcttcagcAGAATCACAGCAGATGATCGCGGCGCAGTCTTATGACGTCATgtcgtcactccaaaataaaagtcctgttcGGACGCTGCGTTGTCTATAATCACAGAAGTGCATAGAAATCTAACTATTTTACCAGATAATCTTTGTATTGAAATAAAAACTGTGACAAATAAGATACAAAGAAACATGTTAAACAGGTTGTAAGAGTTCATTCCCGTGTCCGTCCAAACTGAAACACAAGAGTTAGTTTATTCAATACCAAAAAAATATTGCTTAAAGGTtcagtaaaattaaaaatgaaatcttTCACAAACTTAtttcattaaatcaaatcaattttaatcaatatttgattaaattgattaaatcaATAACAAGTAAAGTCTTCAATGTCAAGGGTCATTTGTGTGAGTTGCTGCCTATGTAGTGATTTAAATTCTGTGATGTGGACGCTCTTAAAATGGACTTTCTGGTTCTCTGATGTCGAGTCTAG
The window above is part of the Chanodichthys erythropterus isolate Z2021 chromosome 3, ASM2448905v1, whole genome shotgun sequence genome. Proteins encoded here:
- the LOC137006525 gene encoding uncharacterized protein isoform X1; translation: MDGPSVNWKFVNLLQQEHGVQFGGVQLIIVGSCGLHTLHNAFKSGFEVWQIQKVLKSLHYLFHNAPARRENFTSSTSSTTFPLPFCGHRWLENLPTVQRAIEIWPAIEKFVDQVKSKVVKNPGTSSYDTLSEARLDPLLQAKLHFFMAISRAFQPFLEKYQTDAPMMPFLCKDLEDLIRSLLKRFMKPDALPSTPYKLVRIEVTDHKLWLSPKDVDIGMGAAAVIKELTKAGAKSGVSELGVLQFKKDCQNALSSMCKKALDKCPLKYAIVRNMTCLDPGQMCTNPDECLQKMKCLIQKFVQEKQLSGGISAAIRGCRKCWLVYTYRSFVTGDVIAQQFEKVLFNEAKAVEFLSFRPSEKSRVDVFLQQYLQSYPELWTFCQSLLLLSHGQAEVERGFSTNKEVETCNMAEDTVITQRLICDHVKVCGGVAEVPLTKELISYCASARSRYREHLEEERRKKKKEEQSKKRKNIEDDLEGLKKKNRSIEEVCKSLESDADRMAEQAENSAGSKMATLITKSNTMRRRAKEKQEELKEVNGQIEDKLSELKKI
- the LOC137006525 gene encoding uncharacterized protein isoform X2, whose amino-acid sequence is MDGPSVNWKFVNLLQQEHGVQFGGVQLIIVGSCGLHTLHNAFKSGFEVWQIQKVLKSLHYLFHNAPARRENFTSSTSSTTFPLPFCGHRWLENLPTVQRAIEIWPAIEKFVDQVKSKVVKNPGTSSYDTLSEARLDPLLQAKLHFFMAISRAFQPFLEKYQTDAPMMPFLCKDLEDLIRSLLKRFMKPDALPSTPYKLVRIEVTDHKLWLSPKDVDIGMGAAAVIKELTKAGAKSGVSELGVLQFKKDCQNALSSMCKKALDKCPLKYAIVRNMTCLDPGQMCTNPDECLQKMKCLIQKFVQEKQLSGGISAGDVIAQQFEKVLFNEAKAVEFLSFRPSEKSRVDVFLQQYLQSYPELWTFCQSLLLLSHGQAEVERGFSTNKEVETCNMAEDTVITQRLICDHVKVCGGVAEVPLTKELISYCASARSRYREHLEEERRKKKKEEQSKKRKNIEDDLEGLKKKNRSIEEVCKSLESDADRMAEQAENSAGSKMATLITKSNTMRRRAKEKQEELKEVNGQIEDKLSELKKI